In Alteromonas mediterranea DE, a single genomic region encodes these proteins:
- the tilS gene encoding tRNA lysidine(34) synthetase TilS, producing the protein MFRQISSLSDYIVSRIAKGLTDAELPLQTPLVVAYSGGVDSSVLLQAVIEYREQYNGPIHAVHVHHGLSENADSWARHCELQCRLEDVEFHLHRVEVDTSARKSIEAEARKVRYNALLAVCKRIGGVLLLGQHAEDQLETVLLQLKRGAGPQGLAGMGEVQYRGNTLIMRPMLSLDKAEIVTFADNEMLQWVDDESNQQNSFDRNFLRNEIIPHLLDRWPQLTKTVGRSAALCAEQSELVNDSAQRYFEDCKRTNLRLDGKKLTSLSRPWQAMVIRAWFKAQGQLSPSKAQAEQVLLMLEAKHDATPEVNFKWGKVIRFDGDLYWVVNAVHDAEPSGVLHVDADNALPWLNGNLHVSLLEREEGDTVTFQTNARNLRIKPVNASVSKLLKEWFKVWRVPRWERNGVPVIFLNEQAVALIISGQCIYLQPKSPRIKLAFTQG; encoded by the coding sequence GTGTTCCGTCAAATATCATCGTTGAGCGACTACATTGTCAGTCGTATCGCAAAGGGTCTCACCGACGCCGAATTACCTCTTCAAACGCCCTTAGTGGTAGCGTATAGCGGCGGTGTTGATTCCTCGGTTCTATTGCAAGCTGTTATTGAATATCGTGAGCAATACAACGGGCCTATTCACGCGGTGCACGTGCATCATGGATTAAGTGAAAATGCTGACAGCTGGGCGCGGCACTGTGAATTGCAGTGTCGTTTAGAGGATGTCGAATTTCACCTCCATCGCGTAGAGGTAGATACCAGTGCGCGAAAAAGTATAGAAGCAGAAGCGCGCAAGGTTCGCTACAACGCGCTGTTAGCGGTATGTAAACGCATAGGCGGTGTACTGTTGTTAGGCCAGCATGCTGAAGATCAGCTTGAAACCGTTTTGCTACAGTTAAAGCGTGGCGCAGGCCCCCAGGGTTTAGCAGGCATGGGTGAAGTGCAGTATCGCGGTAACACACTCATTATGCGCCCTATGCTGTCACTGGATAAAGCTGAAATTGTCACCTTTGCTGACAACGAAATGTTGCAATGGGTGGACGATGAGTCAAATCAGCAAAATAGCTTTGACAGAAATTTCTTAAGAAACGAGATTATTCCCCACCTATTAGACCGCTGGCCGCAGTTAACCAAAACCGTTGGCCGCAGTGCAGCGCTTTGTGCCGAGCAAAGCGAACTAGTGAACGATTCGGCCCAGCGTTACTTTGAAGACTGTAAGCGCACAAATTTGCGTTTAGATGGGAAAAAACTGACGTCATTGTCGCGACCGTGGCAGGCTATGGTCATTCGCGCATGGTTTAAAGCACAAGGTCAGCTTTCACCATCTAAAGCTCAAGCAGAGCAAGTATTGCTTATGTTAGAAGCCAAGCACGATGCGACCCCAGAGGTAAATTTTAAGTGGGGCAAGGTTATCCGCTTTGATGGTGACTTGTATTGGGTGGTCAACGCCGTACACGACGCCGAGCCTAGCGGAGTATTGCATGTTGATGCTGATAATGCCCTTCCTTGGTTAAACGGAAACCTTCATGTTTCGCTATTAGAAAGAGAAGAGGGCGATACGGTTACGTTTCAAACCAACGCGCGCAACTTGCGCATTAAGCCAGTAAATGCGAGTGTATCAAAGCTTTTAAAAGAGTGGTTTAAAGTATGGCGTGTGCCGCGCTGGGAGCGAAATGGTGTACCGGTTATCTTTTTAAATGAGCAAGCTGTTGCGCTGATTATTAGCGGTCAGTGTATCTATCTACAGCCTAAATCTCCCCGCATTAAGCTCGCGTTTACGCAAGGCTAA
- a CDS encoding GGDEF domain-containing protein, giving the protein MDFSTSVYDSTQHNNFYPAESTGKSLTFSELSGFVTQLLSTLELQELGGVYFQQLNMLLPVVGFSLSDFDSRWVYGNAKISSTLIDLPLQGANTINGEQAHVYYYISSPLSLSQRESLFQLHDLFGKQVKHALSLTRVQQMATKDILTGLGNRAGFEQSMTRQLGWAQRHDEPFALLVIDLDNFKFVNDNFGHGEGDKVLIHVASHLSNVLRDEDEVFRYGGDEFCCLLDCQTQQQLTCAAQRIQASINSSKYLSQLGVSTSLGGAIYRDGDTISTLFDRADNALYHVKNSGKNSYHAA; this is encoded by the coding sequence GTGGATTTTTCAACATCAGTCTACGATAGCACACAACATAACAATTTTTATCCTGCTGAGAGCACGGGTAAATCACTTACCTTTAGTGAGTTATCAGGCTTTGTAACACAGCTACTTTCAACACTTGAGCTTCAAGAGTTAGGTGGCGTGTATTTCCAGCAGCTTAATATGTTACTGCCTGTTGTAGGGTTCAGCTTATCTGATTTCGATTCACGTTGGGTGTACGGTAACGCAAAAATCTCGTCTACATTGATTGATTTGCCCCTTCAAGGCGCTAATACCATTAATGGTGAGCAAGCCCATGTCTACTATTACATTAGTTCACCCCTGTCGTTATCGCAACGAGAAAGTCTGTTCCAACTTCATGATTTATTTGGAAAACAAGTAAAGCACGCGTTGTCACTAACGCGCGTTCAGCAAATGGCAACGAAAGACATTCTTACAGGCTTAGGCAATCGCGCGGGTTTTGAACAATCGATGACTAGGCAGCTAGGGTGGGCACAAAGGCATGACGAACCGTTCGCTCTACTGGTTATCGATTTAGACAATTTTAAATTCGTAAATGACAATTTTGGTCATGGCGAAGGCGATAAGGTCCTTATTCACGTTGCCTCGCACCTCTCAAATGTTCTGCGAGATGAAGATGAAGTGTTTCGTTATGGTGGGGATGAGTTTTGCTGCCTATTGGATTGCCAAACGCAGCAGCAGCTTACTTGCGCAGCGCAGCGTATTCAAGCAAGCATCAATAGTTCAAAGTATTTATCACAGCTAGGGGTATCTACAAGCCTAGGCGGCGCGATATATCGCGACGGCGATACCATAAGTACGCTGTTTGACAGAGCAGACAACGCGCTTTATCACGTGAAAAATTCAGGCAAAAACAGTTATCACGCAGCCTAG
- a CDS encoding cation:proton antiporter → MGASFLNIVVLMFISVCAVALFKRVHLPPILAYLFAGVLAGPQLLSVFAHPEEMHLLAEVGIVFLLFSLGLEFSLPKLLAMRSLVFGVGLGQMLFTTAVFTCVPLLLGIPVSASIIIGGTLALSSTAIVIKQATEMGILNNRRTQLAVSILLFQDLAVVPFLIAIPLLAQTGEVSIALALGEALLKGVFVIAFLMSVGKWLLPWVFREIARTRTDELFVLTTILIALLAGGLTYYFGLSMALGAFLAGMMLGESQYKYQLEADIRPFRDILMGLFFVTVGMQLELTVLWDSLFEIVCGVFALMVVKVILVRGASLLVKTDPIDGWSAGVKLCQIGEFSFVIAALATTHGVLTKEQSSLIVSMGVISMALTPWLMNNSVTIAKRLVNNDVSFDDKANLGTAGTLTNHVVICGFGRVGQSVARMLKMEGIHFVAIDMDPVRVHESRNAGEPVIFGDASQKDILTNANVEGARLVLVTFDQVDKAKQVITQTRSLASTTDVMVRTKRDYQLESLYSAGANQVVPELQEGSLMLVSQVLHYAGVPMSRILKRVRAERKGRYDHMHGFYPGETTEITYGTEDKLEFIHAVVLSEHASCIGKAIKDIDFSRMRVAIKGLRRDGNEVKEPDQNAILQAHDVLVIAGKPRRVERAERKLLEGN, encoded by the coding sequence GTGGGAGCTAGTTTTTTAAATATTGTCGTGCTGATGTTTATATCAGTATGCGCAGTCGCCTTATTTAAACGTGTTCACCTACCTCCCATTCTCGCTTACCTGTTTGCTGGTGTGCTAGCGGGCCCACAGCTTTTGTCGGTGTTTGCTCATCCAGAAGAAATGCACTTACTCGCCGAAGTAGGAATTGTATTTCTGCTCTTTTCTCTAGGGCTGGAGTTTTCTCTACCTAAGTTGCTTGCCATGCGCTCTTTGGTGTTTGGCGTGGGGCTGGGGCAAATGCTCTTTACAACCGCAGTTTTCACCTGCGTCCCGCTACTTCTCGGTATTCCCGTTAGTGCCTCTATTATTATAGGAGGAACATTGGCATTGAGTTCTACCGCAATTGTTATCAAACAAGCCACGGAAATGGGCATACTTAATAATCGCCGAACTCAGCTAGCAGTGAGTATTCTACTGTTTCAAGACCTGGCCGTGGTGCCGTTTTTAATTGCTATCCCGCTACTTGCTCAAACCGGTGAGGTCAGTATTGCATTGGCCCTTGGTGAAGCACTGCTTAAAGGCGTGTTTGTTATCGCGTTTCTAATGTCAGTAGGTAAGTGGTTACTACCTTGGGTGTTTAGAGAAATAGCGAGAACAAGAACCGATGAATTGTTTGTTCTTACCACTATTCTTATTGCGTTATTAGCCGGCGGGCTAACCTATTACTTCGGGCTGTCTATGGCGCTTGGCGCATTTTTAGCGGGTATGATGCTCGGGGAAAGTCAGTATAAGTATCAGCTCGAGGCGGATATACGTCCGTTCCGAGACATATTAATGGGGCTTTTCTTTGTTACCGTGGGAATGCAGCTAGAACTGACCGTACTGTGGGATAGCTTGTTTGAGATTGTGTGTGGTGTGTTTGCACTTATGGTGGTGAAAGTCATTTTAGTTAGGGGCGCCTCATTATTAGTAAAAACTGACCCTATAGACGGTTGGTCTGCTGGTGTAAAACTGTGTCAAATTGGTGAATTCAGCTTTGTTATAGCCGCCTTGGCGACGACCCACGGGGTGTTAACTAAAGAGCAGTCTTCATTGATTGTTAGTATGGGGGTTATCAGTATGGCGCTTACGCCATGGCTCATGAATAACAGTGTGACTATAGCCAAGCGGTTAGTGAATAACGATGTCTCTTTTGATGATAAGGCTAATTTGGGTACCGCTGGTACGTTAACGAATCACGTGGTTATCTGTGGGTTTGGCCGTGTCGGACAATCTGTGGCGCGCATGCTGAAAATGGAAGGTATTCACTTTGTAGCCATTGATATGGACCCGGTGCGGGTGCACGAAAGCCGAAATGCTGGCGAGCCGGTTATTTTTGGAGATGCGAGCCAAAAAGATATTCTCACTAATGCGAATGTGGAAGGGGCGAGACTTGTACTGGTTACGTTCGATCAAGTGGATAAAGCGAAGCAAGTTATTACACAAACTCGAAGCCTCGCAAGTACGACCGATGTCATGGTGCGTACCAAGCGAGACTACCAGCTAGAAAGCCTATACAGTGCTGGCGCGAATCAAGTGGTCCCCGAGCTTCAGGAAGGAAGCTTAATGCTAGTATCACAAGTGTTGCACTATGCGGGCGTGCCCATGTCGCGAATTTTAAAACGAGTCCGCGCTGAGAGAAAAGGGCGCTATGATCACATGCATGGCTTTTACCCGGGAGAAACCACAGAGATAACTTACGGCACGGAAGACAAATTAGAATTTATTCACGCCGTGGTGTTGTCAGAACATGCGTCTTGTATTGGTAAAGCCATTAAGGATATCGACTTTTCTAGAATGCGGGTGGCTATTAAGGGGTTACGGCGCGATGGGAACGAGGTCAAAGAACCAGACCAAAATGCTATTTTGCAGGCCCACGATGTTTTGGTTATTGCAGGCAAGCCGAGAAGAGTGGAACGCGCCGAACGCAAGTTACTAGAAGGCAACTAG
- the tadA gene encoding tRNA adenosine(34) deaminase TadA, which translates to MSDENNNPSPMPSELNHQQSVRRDRSQSGSDVANIKSLSHMHESDVSNVAVSDEELEQHIRWMKHALALADSAESIGEVPVGACVVLNGELIGEGYNTPISDHDPSAHAELRAVKQAASKVQNYRLIDATLYVTLEPCSMCAGMLVHARVKRVVFGAKDAKTGAAGSVMNLLQHPALNHQVDIVSGVLASTCANKLSDFFRKRREEIKAAKKAKKRLEGKMPD; encoded by the coding sequence ATGAGTGACGAAAATAACAACCCTTCACCCATGCCTTCTGAACTGAATCACCAACAAAGCGTTAGGAGAGATCGGTCTCAGTCAGGTAGTGATGTGGCTAATATCAAATCGTTGAGCCACATGCATGAAAGTGACGTTAGTAACGTGGCCGTAAGTGATGAGGAGTTGGAGCAGCACATTCGTTGGATGAAGCATGCTTTAGCCCTTGCCGATAGCGCTGAGTCCATCGGGGAAGTGCCAGTTGGCGCTTGTGTGGTATTAAATGGCGAACTTATTGGGGAAGGGTACAATACACCGATTAGCGATCACGACCCTTCTGCTCATGCAGAGCTGCGCGCTGTCAAACAGGCTGCTTCCAAAGTTCAAAACTATCGGCTTATCGATGCAACGTTATACGTTACGCTAGAGCCTTGCTCGATGTGTGCGGGAATGTTGGTGCATGCTCGAGTGAAGCGCGTGGTATTTGGCGCTAAGGATGCGAAAACGGGGGCGGCGGGCTCTGTTATGAATTTGCTGCAACACCCTGCGCTTAACCATCAGGTTGATATTGTCTCTGGGGTATTAGCGTCGACGTGTGCTAATAAATTGTCAGATTTTTTTCGTAAGCGCAGGGAAGAAATCAAGGCTGCCAAAAAGGCGAAAAAACGGCTTGAAGGCAAAATGCCTGATTAA
- the mltF gene encoding membrane-bound lytic murein transglycosylase MltF, which produces MQSQDYKKRLKLQIIIILSIAVMSCGVPNVPTALSSLLERESIRVGTVYGAGTFYNGAEGPQGFEYELLAGFADYLGVTLDLYPFYSYEVMLEQLEEGNLDIVATGDAVTPALKRRFAYGPAYQRVEQELVFQAGATRPRDLAELDSPIIAVAGSSQAHLLSNLFKRLSEEEDEAVQTQLITTEDSDSEELLQQVANGDIAYTVADSNRLALQRRRYPNLAVARTLNENMPMAWALPLQQDDSVKAALIEYFGTVHQSGWFTVLEDKYFGHIRQFDYVDSRAFNYAAESTLTQYKSLFQKYAGDLDWRLLAAMSYQESHWNSDAISRTGVRGLMMLTLATASDWNVDDRTDPEQSIRGGSRYFASLLNRIPARISEPDRTWMAMASYNIGMGHLEDARILTEQQGGNPDLWVDVKRRLPQLRQKKYYRTTRYGYARGDEALQYVENIRRYYDSLVWLDEQGKI; this is translated from the coding sequence ATGCAGTCACAAGACTATAAAAAACGATTAAAACTACAAATAATAATCATATTATCTATTGCTGTAATGAGTTGTGGGGTGCCAAACGTGCCCACTGCTCTGTCTTCGTTATTAGAAAGGGAATCTATTCGTGTAGGCACGGTTTACGGTGCGGGCACATTTTACAATGGTGCAGAAGGGCCGCAGGGGTTCGAATACGAATTACTGGCTGGTTTCGCCGATTATCTTGGGGTAACACTCGATTTGTACCCTTTTTACAGCTACGAGGTCATGCTTGAACAACTCGAAGAAGGCAATTTAGACATCGTCGCTACCGGAGACGCCGTTACGCCAGCGCTAAAACGTCGTTTTGCTTATGGACCTGCCTACCAGCGTGTAGAGCAGGAACTCGTGTTTCAAGCTGGCGCCACCAGACCTAGAGACTTGGCAGAGCTAGACTCTCCTATTATTGCGGTAGCAGGAAGCAGTCAGGCTCACCTTTTATCTAATCTCTTTAAACGTTTAAGTGAAGAAGAGGATGAAGCAGTTCAGACTCAATTAATTACCACTGAGGACTCAGATTCAGAAGAACTACTTCAACAGGTCGCCAACGGTGATATTGCCTATACGGTTGCAGATAGTAATCGCTTAGCCCTACAGCGCAGACGTTATCCAAATTTGGCTGTCGCACGAACGCTTAATGAAAATATGCCTATGGCATGGGCGTTGCCTTTACAACAAGATGACTCAGTTAAAGCGGCGTTAATTGAATATTTTGGCACAGTGCACCAATCTGGATGGTTTACCGTGTTAGAGGATAAGTACTTTGGTCATATTCGCCAGTTTGATTATGTAGATAGCCGAGCGTTCAATTACGCCGCAGAGTCTACCCTTACTCAATATAAGTCTTTATTTCAAAAGTATGCAGGCGATTTAGATTGGCGCCTTCTAGCCGCAATGAGCTACCAAGAAAGCCATTGGAACAGTGATGCGATTTCAAGAACAGGGGTGCGGGGGCTGATGATGCTTACATTAGCTACCGCCAGCGACTGGAATGTAGACGATAGAACCGACCCTGAACAAAGTATTCGAGGAGGCTCGCGCTATTTCGCCAGTTTATTAAATAGAATACCTGCGCGTATCAGTGAACCAGACAGAACCTGGATGGCGATGGCATCGTATAATATCGGTATGGGTCATTTAGAAGATGCGCGCATTTTAACAGAACAACAAGGGGGTAACCCCGATCTTTGGGTTGACGTTAAACGCCGCCTGCCGCAATTGCGTCAAAAAAAGTACTACCGCACTACCCGCTATGGCTACGCTAGAGGCGATGAAGCATTGCAATATGTTGAGAACATTCGCCGCTATTACGACAGCTTAGTGTGGTTAGACGAACAAGGAAAAATTTAA
- the purL gene encoding phosphoribosylformylglycinamidine synthase yields MLVLRGAPALSEFNQTKLIAKLGQSGVRVKNLYSEYVHLVDSQGDLSKQQIEILEKLLTYGPARQAQTPSGTLFLITPRPGTISPWSSKATDIAHNCSLKNINRIERGCAFYIETDATLSDEDFALVASFLHDRMTESVFTHTDDAAVLFAHTEANTFTSVDVLGEGKEALVNANVSLGLALADDEIDYLFDSFTKLGRNPTDVELYMFAQANSEHCRHKIFNASWTIDGEDQEKSLFKMIKNTYELLPDHVYSAYKDNAAVMEGWEAGRFFPNPQSHQYEYHHENIDILMKVETHNHPTAISPFPGAATGSGGEIRDEGATGRGSKPKAGLVGFTVSNLRIPGAEQPWEAEYGKPQRIVSALDIMLEGPLGGAAFNNEFGRPALLGYFRTYEQEVNSFNGVEVRGYHKPIMLAGGLGNIRRDHIEKGEITVGAKLIVLGGPAMNIGLGGGAASSMASGQSNEDLDFASVQRDNPEMERRCQEVIDACWQLGDNNPIQFIHDVGAGGLSNALPELVNDGGRGGNFELRKVLSDEPGMTPLELWCNESQERYVMSVAPENMPVFEAICARERAPFAVVGEATAEQHLNLNDSQFENKPIDMPLDVLLGKPPKMHRDVSSKKVSSPALDDAGITLSDAATRILSLPTVAEKTFLITIGDRSVTGLVSRDQMVGPWQVPVADVAVTATAFDTYHGEAMTMGERTPVALLSHGASARLAVGEALTNIAAANIGDIKRIKLSANWMTAAGHPGEDAGLYEAVKAVGEELCPELGLTIPVGKDSMSMKTAWNENGEDKAVTSPLSLVISAFGAVKDIRKTVTPQLRTDKGASRLLLLDLGEGKNRLGASCLAQVYTQLGDSPADVVSATRLKGFFDAMQALIEKGLVQAYHDRSDGGLFTTVAEMAFAGKTGVSINLDSLQGNDIAVLFNEELGGVIQVLESDLDAVNAVLAEFDLTELTHDIGTLSSTDMIEFNRDGVAVLADSRVSMRTTWAKTTFEMQKLRDNPECAEQEHAAKQDAADPGLHVALSYDVNEDVAAPYIAKGVKPKVAILREQGVNSHLEMAAAFTRAGFDAIDVHMSDVLAGRITLEQFAGLAACGGFSYGDVLGAGEGWAKSILFNSMARDQFEGFFTRNDTFSLGVCNGCQMLSNLKSLIPGTEHWPHFVTNQSARFEARVAMVEVMESKSVLLDGMAGSRMPIAVSHGEGQAEFANDNALSQVGEQVAMRYVDNYGKPTMQYPANPNGSPQGITGLTSVDGRSTIMMPHPERVFRAVANSWCPDDWQEDGAWMRIFRNARKFVG; encoded by the coding sequence ATGTTGGTCCTTCGAGGCGCTCCTGCACTATCAGAGTTTAACCAAACTAAACTGATTGCAAAGCTGGGTCAATCCGGCGTTAGGGTTAAAAACCTATATAGCGAATATGTTCACCTAGTAGACTCCCAAGGTGACTTGTCTAAGCAGCAAATAGAGATTCTCGAGAAGCTGCTCACTTACGGCCCCGCGAGGCAAGCACAAACACCTTCTGGAACCCTCTTCCTTATTACTCCTCGCCCCGGCACTATTTCTCCCTGGTCTTCTAAAGCCACCGACATCGCTCACAACTGTAGTCTAAAAAATATCAATCGTATAGAACGCGGTTGCGCGTTTTATATCGAGACCGACGCTACATTGAGTGATGAAGATTTTGCACTTGTTGCTAGCTTCTTACACGACAGAATGACCGAGTCAGTGTTCACCCATACTGACGATGCGGCGGTGCTGTTTGCTCACACCGAAGCCAACACCTTTACCAGTGTCGATGTGTTAGGTGAAGGCAAAGAGGCACTGGTTAATGCAAACGTGTCGTTAGGCCTTGCATTAGCCGATGATGAGATTGACTACCTATTTGATAGTTTTACCAAGTTAGGCCGAAACCCTACCGATGTAGAGCTATACATGTTTGCCCAAGCAAACTCGGAACATTGTCGCCATAAAATCTTTAACGCTAGCTGGACCATTGACGGCGAAGACCAAGAAAAATCGCTGTTTAAAATGATCAAAAACACCTACGAGTTGTTGCCTGATCACGTGTACTCAGCTTACAAAGATAACGCAGCAGTAATGGAAGGCTGGGAAGCAGGGCGCTTCTTCCCGAACCCTCAGTCGCATCAATACGAATACCATCATGAAAATATCGATATTTTAATGAAGGTAGAAACTCACAACCACCCAACGGCAATTTCACCTTTCCCTGGTGCAGCAACAGGCTCAGGCGGTGAAATTCGTGATGAAGGTGCTACAGGCCGTGGCTCAAAACCTAAAGCAGGCTTGGTTGGTTTTACTGTATCTAACTTACGTATTCCTGGTGCTGAACAGCCGTGGGAAGCAGAATATGGCAAGCCACAGCGCATTGTCAGTGCCCTTGATATTATGCTTGAAGGCCCACTGGGTGGTGCTGCGTTTAACAACGAATTTGGCCGCCCAGCGCTACTGGGTTATTTCCGTACCTACGAGCAAGAAGTCAATAGCTTTAACGGCGTTGAAGTGCGTGGTTATCACAAGCCCATCATGCTTGCGGGTGGCTTAGGCAATATTCGCCGTGATCACATCGAGAAAGGCGAAATCACCGTAGGCGCTAAGCTTATTGTGCTTGGCGGCCCTGCCATGAACATTGGCCTTGGTGGCGGTGCTGCGTCTTCAATGGCCTCTGGTCAGTCGAATGAAGATTTAGACTTTGCCTCCGTTCAGCGTGATAACCCAGAAATGGAGCGTCGCTGTCAGGAAGTGATCGATGCATGTTGGCAGCTAGGGGATAACAACCCTATTCAGTTTATCCACGATGTGGGCGCGGGTGGTCTTTCAAACGCACTGCCAGAGCTTGTAAACGACGGCGGCCGAGGCGGTAACTTTGAGCTTAGAAAAGTATTGTCTGATGAGCCTGGCATGACGCCACTAGAATTGTGGTGTAACGAATCGCAAGAGCGCTATGTTATGTCGGTTGCGCCTGAAAATATGCCTGTGTTCGAAGCGATTTGCGCCCGCGAACGCGCGCCGTTTGCGGTGGTAGGTGAAGCGACTGCCGAGCAGCACTTAAACCTGAACGATAGCCAGTTTGAAAATAAACCCATCGATATGCCGCTAGATGTGCTTTTAGGTAAGCCGCCTAAAATGCATCGCGATGTGAGCTCCAAAAAAGTAAGCTCGCCTGCACTAGATGACGCGGGTATTACATTAAGTGATGCAGCGACGCGCATTCTGTCGTTACCCACAGTGGCTGAAAAAACATTCCTTATCACCATTGGCGATCGCTCGGTAACGGGCCTTGTAAGTCGTGACCAAATGGTAGGTCCATGGCAGGTACCGGTGGCCGATGTAGCGGTAACGGCAACGGCGTTTGATACCTATCACGGCGAAGCCATGACAATGGGCGAGCGTACACCCGTTGCATTGTTGTCGCACGGCGCGTCTGCACGCCTAGCAGTAGGTGAAGCGTTAACTAATATTGCGGCGGCAAATATTGGCGATATTAAGCGTATAAAACTTTCAGCCAACTGGATGACTGCAGCCGGTCACCCGGGTGAAGATGCGGGCCTTTATGAAGCGGTGAAAGCCGTGGGTGAAGAGCTTTGCCCCGAACTTGGTTTAACCATCCCAGTGGGTAAAGACTCCATGTCGATGAAGACCGCATGGAATGAAAATGGAGAAGATAAGGCCGTAACTTCACCGCTATCTTTAGTTATTTCTGCTTTCGGTGCAGTCAAAGATATTCGCAAAACGGTAACGCCACAGCTTCGCACAGACAAAGGCGCAAGTCGCTTATTGTTGCTTGACCTAGGTGAAGGTAAAAACCGCTTGGGCGCGAGTTGTTTAGCACAAGTATATACACAGCTTGGTGATAGCCCAGCTGATGTGGTGTCTGCTACGCGCCTTAAAGGCTTCTTCGATGCCATGCAGGCCCTTATCGAAAAGGGATTGGTGCAGGCTTACCACGACCGTTCAGACGGCGGTCTATTTACCACGGTCGCTGAAATGGCCTTTGCTGGTAAAACAGGTGTAAGTATTAACCTTGATAGCCTTCAAGGCAACGACATCGCTGTACTGTTCAATGAAGAATTGGGCGGCGTAATTCAAGTGCTTGAAAGCGACCTAGACGCAGTTAACGCTGTATTAGCTGAATTTGACTTAACTGAATTGACGCACGATATCGGTACGCTTAGTAGCACGGATATGATTGAGTTTAACCGCGACGGCGTTGCTGTACTTGCGGATAGCCGTGTATCCATGCGTACTACCTGGGCAAAAACTACGTTTGAAATGCAAAAGCTTCGTGATAACCCAGAGTGTGCAGAGCAAGAACACGCTGCGAAGCAGGATGCTGCAGACCCTGGTTTACATGTAGCACTGTCTTACGATGTTAACGAAGATGTAGCCGCGCCTTATATTGCCAAAGGCGTTAAGCCGAAAGTGGCGATTTTAAGAGAGCAGGGCGTTAACTCCCACCTTGAAATGGCGGCTGCATTTACCCGTGCAGGTTTTGACGCTATCGACGTGCACATGAGTGACGTGTTGGCGGGTCGTATTACTCTTGAGCAGTTTGCGGGTCTTGCTGCTTGTGGCGGTTTCTCTTACGGCGACGTATTAGGCGCAGGTGAGGGTTGGGCGAAGTCTATTTTGTTCAATAGCATGGCGCGCGATCAGTTTGAAGGCTTTTTTACCCGCAACGACACCTTTAGCTTAGGTGTATGTAACGGCTGTCAGATGCTATCGAATCTTAAATCATTGATCCCTGGCACAGAACACTGGCCGCATTTCGTGACTAACCAGTCGGCGCGATTTGAAGCCCGTGTCGCTATGGTTGAAGTGATGGAGTCTAAGTCTGTGCTGCTAGATGGCATGGCGGGCTCGCGTATGCCAATTGCGGTGTCGCACGGTGAAGGTCAGGCTGAATTTGCTAATGATAATGCGCTATCGCAAGTAGGCGAGCAGGTGGCTATGCGTTATGTAGATAACTACGGCAAGCCAACAATGCAATACCCAGCTAACCCGAACGGTTCACCGCAAGGTATCACTGGTTTAACGTCTGTAGATGGGCGCAGCACTATAATGATGCCGCACCCTGAACGTGTATTTAGAGCCGTTGCAAACTCATGGTGCCCAGACGATTGGCAAGAAGACGGTGCGTGGATGAGAATCTTCAGGAACGCCCGTAAATTCGTTGGCTAG